Proteins found in one Amycolatopsis aidingensis genomic segment:
- a CDS encoding ParA family protein has translation MHTVAVLSLKGGVGKTTVALGIASAALRRGARALVGDLDPQGNATATLDPPLTEATLVEVLETPRRAVIDRAIAPSAWSEDLDVLVGCEELELLNEPGSSGRRLDNLARALDELHDNPPEQGPYELAILDCPPSLGRLTRSALMAADSALLVTEPTMYAVAGAERALEAIETIRAEHNPNLRPAGVLVNRLRVRSYEHQYRIGELREAFGRLVMPTAIPDRLAIQQAQGACLPIHEWTSPGAQEIALTFNMVLAKILRSDRAGRHRLAMREGESEPETEAETTSEFPATPAYAEPETG, from the coding sequence GTGCACACGGTCGCGGTACTCAGCCTCAAGGGAGGCGTCGGGAAAACGACGGTTGCGCTCGGCATCGCCTCCGCAGCCCTGCGCCGGGGTGCACGCGCGCTGGTCGGTGACCTCGACCCCCAGGGCAACGCCACGGCCACCCTCGACCCGCCGTTGACCGAGGCGACGCTGGTCGAGGTCCTGGAGACCCCCCGGCGCGCGGTCATCGACCGGGCGATCGCGCCGAGTGCGTGGAGCGAGGACCTCGACGTACTGGTCGGCTGCGAGGAGCTGGAGCTGCTGAACGAGCCGGGCAGCAGCGGGCGGCGGCTGGACAACCTGGCCAGGGCGCTGGACGAGCTGCACGACAACCCGCCGGAGCAGGGCCCCTACGAGCTGGCCATCCTGGACTGCCCGCCCTCGCTGGGCAGGCTCACCCGCTCGGCCCTGATGGCCGCGGACAGTGCGCTGCTGGTCACCGAGCCGACCATGTACGCGGTCGCAGGCGCCGAGCGCGCGCTGGAGGCGATCGAGACGATCCGCGCCGAGCACAACCCGAACCTGCGTCCGGCCGGGGTACTGGTGAACCGGCTGCGGGTGCGCTCCTACGAGCATCAGTACCGGATCGGCGAGCTCAGGGAGGCCTTCGGCAGGCTGGTGATGCCGACCGCCATCCCGGACCGGCTGGCCATCCAGCAGGCGCAGGGCGCGTGCCTGCCGATCCACGAGTGGACCTCACCGGGCGCGCAGGAGATCGCGCTCACCTTCAACATGGTGCTGGCCAAGATCCTGCGGTCGGACCGGGCCGGGCGGCACCGCCTCGCCATGCGGGAGGGCGAGAGCGAGCCCGAGACCGAGGCCGAGACGACCTCGGAGTTCCCCGCCACCCCCGCCTACGCCGAGCCCGAGACCGGCTGA
- a CDS encoding class I SAM-dependent methyltransferase, whose amino-acid sequence MRTDTSAGRGSAAVRTVLEASLAETRARGIEQPRVVDVGGGSGGWAVPFASSGCQVTVVEPNPNALATLRRRAEEGGVADRITVVADDSEALHRHVPAGSADLVLAHGLFEVVDDPSATAAALAGVLAPGGTVSVLVANRHAAVLHRALAGRLTTARQLLASPEGVLAEDGETLLRRLDTARLAELLVGAGLEITLLQGDGVVPDAAQPAAHPADAEAEVGTWETELAEFEALAANTPPLRDIAGRLHALATRPRS is encoded by the coding sequence ATGCGAACGGACACATCCGCAGGTCGCGGCTCGGCGGCGGTGCGAACCGTGCTGGAGGCCTCGCTGGCGGAGACCCGGGCACGCGGGATCGAACAGCCCAGGGTGGTCGATGTCGGCGGCGGCAGCGGCGGCTGGGCGGTGCCGTTCGCCTCCTCCGGCTGCCAGGTGACGGTGGTCGAGCCCAACCCGAACGCGCTGGCCACGCTGCGCAGGCGGGCCGAGGAAGGCGGGGTTGCCGACCGGATCACCGTGGTCGCCGACGACTCCGAGGCCCTGCACCGGCACGTGCCGGCGGGCTCGGCCGACCTGGTGCTCGCGCATGGGCTGTTCGAGGTGGTGGACGACCCGAGCGCGACCGCGGCCGCGCTGGCCGGGGTGCTGGCTCCCGGCGGGACGGTGTCGGTGCTGGTGGCCAACCGGCACGCCGCGGTCCTGCACCGGGCGCTCGCCGGCAGGCTGACCACCGCCCGGCAGTTGCTGGCCAGCCCGGAGGGCGTGCTGGCCGAGGACGGCGAGACCCTGTTGCGCAGGCTGGACACCGCGCGGCTGGCCGAACTGCTGGTCGGGGCCGGGCTGGAGATCACGCTGCTGCAGGGGGACGGGGTCGTGCCGGATGCCGCGCAGCCCGCGGCACACCCGGCCGATGCCGAGGCCGAAGTCGGTACCTGGGAGACCGAGCTGGCCGAGTTCGAGGCGCTGGCGGCGAACACGCCCCCGCTGCGGGATATCGCGGGCCGGTTGCACGCGCTGGCCACCCGCCCCCGCAGCTAG
- a CDS encoding DNA polymerase IV: MGANAGLPADFARFRVEQTAPPEAWPDDTGCGVLHVDMDAFFAAVELRTRPELVDRPVIVAGAGPRSVVLSANYPARKYGVHSAMPVGAARRLCPQAVYLPPTRGLYAEVSRGVLAIFAELTPLVEPLSLDEAFLDVSGALRRLHSTPAGLGALIRQRVAAEHGIACSVGVAPVKFIAKLASGMAKPDGMVVVPAEHTLDFLHPLPVSALWGVGKRTEAHLRQLGLDTIGDIAGAPLPRLRRSLGTALGDHLHELAAGRDERPVVPDAQEKSLGAEHTFDVDQHDRRALERELLRLSERVAAGLRAKGLRGRTVSIKIRFADFRTITRARTLLSGTDTAREIHATAVSLLTEHGATGAVRLLGVRVEGLSGEAEGEQLSFEPDEPRWRHAEVAADVARSRFGAAAVRPASLLPPDRAVENRSDSY, translated from the coding sequence ATGGGAGCGAACGCGGGCCTGCCCGCTGACTTCGCGCGGTTCCGCGTCGAGCAGACGGCGCCGCCCGAGGCGTGGCCGGACGACACCGGCTGCGGCGTGCTGCACGTCGACATGGACGCCTTCTTCGCGGCGGTCGAGCTGCGCACCCGGCCCGAGCTGGTGGACCGGCCGGTGATCGTGGCCGGAGCGGGCCCTCGCTCGGTGGTGCTGTCCGCCAACTACCCGGCGCGCAAGTACGGCGTGCACTCGGCCATGCCGGTAGGGGCCGCCAGGCGGCTCTGCCCGCAGGCGGTCTACCTGCCGCCCACCCGCGGGCTCTACGCGGAGGTCTCCCGTGGCGTGCTGGCGATCTTCGCCGAGCTGACCCCGCTGGTGGAGCCACTCAGCCTGGACGAGGCCTTCCTGGACGTCAGTGGCGCGCTACGCCGGTTGCACAGCACCCCGGCCGGGCTCGGCGCCCTGATCCGGCAGCGGGTGGCCGCCGAGCACGGGATCGCCTGCTCGGTCGGGGTGGCGCCGGTCAAGTTCATCGCCAAGCTCGCCTCCGGGATGGCCAAACCCGACGGCATGGTGGTGGTGCCGGCCGAGCACACGCTGGACTTCCTGCATCCGCTGCCGGTGTCCGCGCTGTGGGGCGTCGGCAAGCGCACCGAGGCGCACCTGCGCCAGCTCGGCCTGGACACCATCGGCGATATCGCCGGCGCCCCGCTGCCGCGGCTGCGGCGCTCACTGGGCACCGCACTCGGCGACCACCTGCACGAGCTGGCCGCGGGCCGGGACGAGCGGCCGGTGGTGCCGGACGCGCAGGAGAAGTCGCTGGGCGCCGAGCACACCTTCGATGTGGACCAGCACGACCGGCGGGCGCTGGAGCGGGAGCTGTTGCGGCTGTCCGAGCGGGTCGCGGCCGGACTGCGGGCCAAGGGCCTGCGCGGGCGCACGGTGTCGATCAAGATCCGGTTCGCCGACTTCCGGACCATCACCAGGGCGCGGACCCTGCTGTCCGGAACCGACACCGCCAGGGAGATCCACGCCACGGCGGTGTCCCTGCTCACCGAGCACGGCGCCACCGGTGCGGTGCGGCTGCTCGGGGTCCGGGTGGAGGGGCTGTCCGGGGAGGCCGAGGGGGAGCAGCTCAGCTTCGAGCCGGATGAGCCGCGCTGGCGGCACGCCGAGGTGGCCGCGGACGTCGCCAGGTCCCGGTTCGGCGCCGCCGCGGTCCGGCCGGCCTCCTTGCTGCCACCTGACAGGGCGGTCGAGAACCGGTCGGACTCGTATTGA
- a CDS encoding DUF3040 domain-containing protein: MPLSEHEQRLLEQIERELYAEDPKFASTVRGTKLRRPARKRRYQGAALFVVGVALLVLGVMVPFRVAEIPLISVVGFLVMFFGVLLAVTSLRSHGDGEGADGAEAASGGKHPPRRSSFTQRMEDRFRQRFDDQQ, from the coding sequence ATGCCACTCTCCGAGCATGAGCAGCGGCTGCTCGAACAGATCGAGCGCGAGCTCTATGCCGAGGACCCCAAGTTCGCATCTACGGTGCGAGGCACGAAACTGCGCCGTCCCGCGCGCAAACGGCGGTACCAGGGTGCGGCCCTGTTCGTCGTCGGCGTCGCGCTCCTGGTGCTGGGCGTGATGGTGCCGTTCCGGGTGGCTGAGATCCCGCTGATCAGCGTGGTCGGCTTCCTGGTGATGTTCTTCGGGGTCCTGCTCGCCGTTACCTCGCTGCGGTCGCACGGGGACGGAGAAGGCGCCGACGGCGCCGAGGCCGCCTCGGGCGGGAAGCATCCACCGCGCCGTAGTTCCTTCACACAGCGGATGGAAGACCGCTTCCGGCAGCGGTTCGACGACCAGCAGTAG
- a CDS encoding transglutaminase TgpA family protein → MTAAPPRQAPPPHQFQPQRPARQPAAWGNSVLAPVAAGLATVCAATSLTGVVAGWAWLGYVIVATVLVACTGLALRTLRTPTLVVGLAQLAVLLFLVVGVFTRSGILAILPGPAALAELNDVLVASFEQVRTGLPPVDPSPPILCLVTIAIGLVAILVDTLAIAASAPAASGLILLCVYAVPASLSNELLPWWTFAIGAAAFAGLLAVDGSHRHRRWRNREAPGLGGSPGAATAPIAVVVVALLVGLVAGSGMTAIGTAGRLPGTGGGDQTAVSGGLGVNPFTSLRGMLDQGANVELFRVRGLGDDQRLLRAFTLNTYRPNEGWGLPEAMPAGVPANGPLPAAPGDNGTAQSREIRIEPVNWVDVWLPVYGAPRNLANISDGWFYDQTSGSVFRERRQAPGPYTEMASLAEPSREALRAARPDPSEVPPIYTEAGQVDSRVVALAEQLTRSEPTTFDKAAALWRYFTTAENGFTYDTRTAEASDSDALADFLLNGKRGFCEQFASAMAVMLRALDIPARVAVGFTTGYPSSGYRSITSQDAHAWVEVYFGDSGWVSFDPTPLADGRGYLPPYLQRDDGPADSPSGESGAEQPSASASPEPSAGAETDQNAVPLPEGAAQPNFFERPPAWSGWGALIAGLAALVLTVATVLLGRRASVLRHPGGGVPDWLSWLVGLLWVVSLVLAGWQLHWTFALGLLSIVLLGLAPSIAREFTRRRRLRTIAARQSTAANAAWDELLDECADRGITIPKSDTVRVAAQKVAQRHHLDEEGKDHLRTVVGVVERSWYSPADPTGDPEFASAFHGLRQSLRRSAPVSLRGRLLPRSLFRRR, encoded by the coding sequence ATGACCGCCGCACCACCCCGGCAGGCCCCGCCGCCGCACCAGTTCCAGCCCCAGCGGCCCGCCCGGCAGCCCGCGGCGTGGGGCAACAGCGTGCTCGCCCCGGTCGCGGCCGGGCTGGCCACGGTCTGCGCGGCCACCTCGCTCACCGGCGTGGTCGCGGGCTGGGCCTGGCTGGGCTACGTGATCGTGGCGACCGTCCTGGTGGCCTGCACCGGGCTGGCCCTGCGCACCCTGCGCACCCCGACGCTGGTGGTCGGCCTCGCCCAGCTGGCCGTACTGCTGTTCCTGGTGGTGGGGGTCTTCACCCGCAGCGGCATCCTGGCGATCCTGCCGGGGCCCGCGGCCCTTGCCGAGCTGAACGACGTGCTGGTGGCCTCCTTCGAGCAGGTCCGCACCGGCCTGCCGCCGGTGGATCCCAGCCCGCCGATCCTGTGCCTGGTCACGATCGCGATCGGACTGGTCGCGATCCTGGTGGACACCCTGGCGATCGCGGCGAGTGCCCCCGCGGCCAGCGGCCTGATCCTGCTGTGCGTCTACGCGGTGCCCGCATCCCTTTCCAACGAGCTGCTGCCCTGGTGGACCTTCGCCATCGGCGCCGCCGCCTTCGCCGGGCTGCTCGCCGTTGACGGCAGCCACCGGCACCGGCGCTGGCGCAACCGGGAGGCACCGGGGCTGGGCGGGTCACCGGGTGCGGCCACCGCGCCGATCGCCGTGGTCGTCGTCGCGCTGCTGGTCGGCCTGGTCGCCGGCTCCGGGATGACCGCGATCGGCACCGCGGGGCGGCTGCCCGGCACCGGCGGCGGGGACCAGACCGCGGTCAGCGGCGGGCTGGGCGTCAACCCGTTCACCTCCCTGCGCGGCATGCTGGATCAGGGCGCCAACGTGGAGCTGTTCCGGGTCCGCGGACTCGGCGACGATCAGCGGCTGCTGCGCGCGTTCACGCTGAACACCTACCGCCCGAACGAGGGCTGGGGCCTGCCGGAGGCGATGCCGGCCGGGGTTCCCGCGAACGGCCCGCTGCCCGCGGCGCCGGGGGACAATGGCACCGCGCAGAGCCGGGAGATCCGGATCGAGCCGGTCAACTGGGTGGACGTGTGGCTGCCGGTGTACGGCGCGCCGCGCAACCTGGCCAACATCTCCGACGGCTGGTTCTACGACCAGACCAGCGGCTCGGTGTTCCGCGAGCGGCGGCAGGCGCCGGGGCCGTACACCGAGATGGCCTCGCTGGCCGAGCCCAGCAGGGAAGCGCTGCGCGCCGCGCGGCCGGACCCCTCCGAGGTGCCGCCGATCTACACCGAGGCCGGCCAGGTGGACTCCAGGGTGGTCGCGCTGGCCGAGCAGCTCACCCGCAGCGAGCCGACCACCTTCGACAAGGCCGCCGCGCTCTGGCGCTACTTCACCACCGCGGAGAACGGGTTCACCTACGACACCCGCACCGCGGAGGCCTCCGACTCCGACGCCCTCGCCGACTTCCTGCTCAACGGCAAGCGCGGGTTCTGCGAGCAGTTCGCCTCCGCGATGGCCGTGATGCTGCGGGCACTGGACATCCCGGCCAGGGTGGCGGTCGGCTTCACCACCGGCTACCCCAGCTCCGGTTACCGCTCGATCACCTCGCAGGACGCGCACGCCTGGGTCGAGGTGTACTTCGGCGACAGCGGCTGGGTCTCCTTCGACCCGACCCCGCTTGCCGACGGCCGCGGCTACCTGCCGCCCTACCTGCAACGCGACGACGGCCCCGCGGACTCGCCCTCCGGGGAGTCGGGCGCCGAGCAGCCCTCGGCCTCGGCCTCGCCGGAGCCATCGGCTGGCGCCGAAACCGACCAGAACGCCGTCCCGCTGCCGGAGGGCGCTGCGCAGCCGAACTTCTTCGAGCGGCCGCCTGCCTGGTCCGGCTGGGGCGCCCTGATCGCCGGCCTGGCGGCGCTGGTGCTGACCGTGGCCACGGTGCTGCTCGGCAGGCGCGCCAGCGTGCTGCGCCACCCCGGCGGCGGGGTTCCGGACTGGTTGTCCTGGCTGGTCGGCCTGCTGTGGGTGGTCTCGCTGGTGCTGGCGGGCTGGCAGTTGCACTGGACCTTCGCCCTCGGCCTGCTGAGCATCGTGCTACTCGGGCTGGCGCCCTCGATCGCACGGGAGTTCACCAGGAGGCGCAGGCTGCGCACGATCGCGGCCAGGCAGTCCACCGCGGCCAATGCGGCCTGGGACGAGTTGCTGGACGAATGCGCGGACCGTGGCATCACGATCCCGAAGAGTGACACCGTGCGGGTGGCCGCGCAGAAGGTCGCCCAGCGGCACCACCTCGACGAGGAGGGCAAGGACCACCTGCGCACCGTGGTGGGTGTGGTGGAACGCTCCTGGTACAGCCCGGCGGATCCGACGGGCGACCCCGAGTTCGCCTCGGCCTTCCACGGGTTGCGGCAGAGCCTGCGGCGCAGCGCCCCGGTCTCGCTGCGGGGCAGGCTACTTCCCCGCTCCCTCTTCCGCCGCCGCTAG
- a CDS encoding DUF58 domain-containing protein: MLRALSGLTTRGRCLLAAGVAAAACAAVLNERDLLRVALFVVALPLLIVVFVAATRVRIGAGRTLLPERVAVGRSGEVQLELWRNGRLPAGEVMLEDGVPYALGARPRFVVEHLPHHRSVALRYSLQPVLRGIQQVGPLRATITDPFGLCEFDRELIGHSRLVVVPKVVGLSGLPIGAGIGSGDDGSIRLHAGQGETDVIVRQYRQGDDLRKVHWPSTARRDEIMVRIEERPWRGGTTVLLDHRAAAHHGTGPAASLEWAVSFSASVCLHLRRAGHRVRLVTEHGNVLADTPGEGGEYYDNIVLDSLAALQPAHQRDITTGYDPAHGQELIAVLGTVSNESVHELIRYRPRGTRSLAVLLDTPTWAGGTGAPDQPGSTAESAALLRAAGWGVLVAGPNSPMPEVWSGLCTSATRRGSLIGGVS, from the coding sequence ATGCTGCGTGCGCTGTCCGGACTGACCACCCGCGGCCGCTGCCTGCTCGCGGCCGGGGTCGCGGCCGCGGCCTGCGCCGCCGTGCTGAACGAGCGGGACCTGCTCCGGGTGGCCCTGTTCGTGGTGGCCCTGCCGCTGCTGATCGTGGTGTTCGTGGCTGCAACCAGGGTCCGGATCGGCGCCGGCCGCACCCTGCTGCCGGAACGGGTCGCGGTCGGCCGCTCCGGTGAGGTCCAGCTCGAACTGTGGCGCAACGGCAGGCTGCCCGCGGGCGAGGTGATGCTGGAGGACGGCGTGCCCTACGCGCTCGGCGCCCGGCCCCGGTTCGTGGTGGAGCACCTCCCGCACCACCGTTCGGTGGCCCTGCGCTACTCGCTGCAGCCGGTGCTGCGCGGCATCCAGCAGGTCGGCCCGCTGCGGGCCACCATCACCGACCCGTTCGGGCTGTGCGAGTTCGACCGGGAGCTGATCGGGCACTCGCGGCTGGTGGTGGTGCCCAAGGTGGTCGGGCTGTCCGGCCTGCCGATCGGCGCCGGGATCGGTTCCGGGGACGACGGCAGCATCCGGCTGCACGCAGGGCAGGGCGAGACCGACGTGATCGTGCGCCAGTACCGGCAGGGTGACGACCTGCGCAAAGTGCACTGGCCGTCCACCGCGCGGCGGGACGAGATCATGGTCCGGATCGAGGAACGGCCCTGGCGCGGTGGCACCACGGTGCTGCTGGACCACCGGGCCGCGGCACACCATGGCACCGGTCCGGCGGCCAGCCTGGAATGGGCGGTGTCCTTCAGCGCCAGCGTGTGCCTGCACCTGCGCCGCGCCGGGCACCGCGTGCGGCTGGTCACCGAGCACGGCAACGTGCTGGCGGACACCCCCGGCGAGGGCGGGGAGTACTACGACAACATCGTGCTGGACTCGCTGGCCGCGCTGCAGCCCGCGCACCAGCGGGACATCACCACCGGTTACGACCCGGCGCACGGGCAGGAGCTGATCGCGGTGCTCGGCACGGTGAGCAACGAGAGCGTGCACGAGCTGATCCGGTACCGCCCGCGCGGTACCCGCAGCCTCGCCGTGCTGCTGGACACTCCTACCTGGGCCGGCGGCACCGGCGCCCCGGACCAGCCGGGCTCCACCGCCGAGTCCGCCGCGCTGCTGCGCGCCGCGGGCTGGGGCGTGCTCGTCGCCGGGCCGAACAGCCCGATGCCCGAGGTGTGGTCCGGCCTGTGCACCAGTGCGACCCGGCGCGGCTCACTGATCGGCGGTGTCTCATGA
- a CDS encoding AAA family ATPase → MTSRTQSAAPGEQVTQQSPYPGNDSGPRQQEGHASLEELHDAASRIAGNVERVLVGKPEVVRIALVTLLAQGHLLVEDVPGVGKTSLAKALARSIDCSVSRIQFTPDLLPSDVTGVSIYNRQTGDFEFRYGPVFANIVVGDEINRASPKTQSALLECMEEHQVTVDTSTYQLDEPFMVIATQNPIEMEGTYALPEAQRDRFTARVSIGYPDPQAELAMVDEHSGHNPLGELEPVSDAETVSRLVRAVRRVHIAPEVRQYAVELVTATRQIPELRLGASPRATLHLVRAARAQAALAGREFVVPDDLHAVAVPVLAHRLVLTTEAHAARRSATDVVRAVLHRVPVPHGSAAGNGQARR, encoded by the coding sequence GTGACGTCGAGAACGCAGTCTGCTGCGCCCGGCGAACAGGTAACGCAACAGTCGCCCTATCCGGGTAACGACAGCGGACCGCGGCAGCAGGAAGGCCACGCCAGCCTCGAGGAGCTACACGACGCCGCCAGCCGGATCGCGGGCAACGTGGAACGGGTCTTGGTCGGCAAGCCCGAGGTCGTGCGGATCGCGCTGGTCACCCTGCTTGCCCAGGGACACCTGCTGGTCGAGGACGTGCCGGGGGTCGGCAAGACCTCACTGGCCAAGGCGCTGGCCCGGTCGATCGACTGCTCGGTCAGCCGGATCCAGTTCACCCCCGACCTGCTGCCCAGTGATGTCACCGGAGTGTCCATCTACAACCGGCAGACCGGCGACTTCGAGTTCCGTTACGGCCCGGTGTTCGCCAACATCGTGGTCGGCGACGAGATCAACCGGGCCTCGCCGAAGACCCAGTCGGCGCTGCTGGAGTGCATGGAGGAACACCAGGTCACGGTGGACACCAGCACCTACCAGCTGGACGAGCCGTTCATGGTGATCGCCACCCAGAACCCGATCGAGATGGAGGGCACCTACGCCCTGCCGGAGGCGCAGCGGGACCGGTTCACCGCCAGGGTGTCCATCGGCTACCCGGACCCGCAGGCCGAGCTGGCCATGGTGGACGAGCACTCCGGGCACAACCCGCTGGGCGAGCTGGAACCGGTGTCCGATGCCGAGACGGTCAGCAGGCTGGTCAGGGCCGTGCGCCGGGTGCACATCGCGCCCGAGGTGCGGCAGTATGCGGTCGAGCTGGTCACCGCCACCCGGCAGATACCGGAACTACGGCTGGGTGCCTCGCCAAGGGCCACGCTGCACCTGGTGCGGGCGGCCAGGGCGCAGGCCGCGCTCGCCGGCCGCGAGTTCGTGGTTCCGGACGACTTGCATGCCGTCGCCGTCCCAGTGCTGGCGCACCGGCTGGTGCTCACCACCGAGGCACATGCCGCCCGCCGCTCGGCCACCGATGTGGTGCGCGCGGTGCTGCATCGCGTCCCCGTCCCGCACGGCAGCGCGGCGGGCAACGGGCAGGCCCGGCGGTGA
- a CDS encoding DUF3558 family protein produces the protein MTRGEWARPPRARVLPAVPALAGLLAGGVGCAAEPAQGQAQPADGGLVVSSSAAGETRRHAEPALADLRPCELLGPVERSTAGLTELGTAKTVGGAPACDWTEPGVFGLLITVDAGTGLAGIDPAAGTPEELELGAHDALLVADRAADDGTCALLIGAGPGTVQVDVSNTDFTDTDSACRRARTVGELIEPKLP, from the coding sequence ATGACACGAGGCGAATGGGCGCGCCCGCCGCGTGCTCGCGTGCTGCCCGCGGTGCCGGCCCTGGCCGGACTCCTCGCGGGCGGGGTGGGCTGTGCGGCCGAACCGGCGCAGGGCCAGGCGCAGCCCGCGGACGGGGGACTGGTCGTGTCCTCCAGCGCCGCGGGAGAGACCCGGCGGCATGCCGAACCCGCGCTTGCCGACCTGCGGCCCTGCGAACTGCTCGGCCCGGTGGAGCGGTCCACGGCCGGGTTGACCGAACTGGGTACGGCCAAGACCGTGGGCGGTGCCCCGGCGTGCGACTGGACCGAACCCGGGGTGTTCGGCCTGCTGATCACCGTGGACGCCGGCACCGGGCTGGCCGGGATCGACCCTGCCGCGGGCACGCCGGAGGAGCTGGAACTCGGCGCACATGACGCGCTGCTGGTCGCCGACCGCGCGGCCGACGACGGCACCTGCGCGCTGCTGATCGGTGCGGGCCCGGGCACGGTGCAGGTGGACGTCAGCAACACCGACTTCACCGACACCGACTCGGCCTGCCGCCGGGCGCGGACCGTCGGCGAGCTGATCGAACCGAAGCTGCCCTGA
- a CDS encoding PE-PGRS family protein — translation MLDEVESGNDPSAAGEIGLQWGELAGRLRESTQELRNLSAGSVELWQGTAGDALRGVLDKAAGWSDEAAEISAAVGEAVSQQAAVAAKARAEMPEPVDYDPGEMIRAAAGGGDIRALVGLSDALAQRREEAEAARQKAIDVMNNRDAELRAAVPRTAFAAPPTLTGDRQAGD, via the coding sequence ATGCTGGACGAGGTCGAGTCGGGCAACGATCCGAGCGCGGCAGGCGAGATCGGCCTGCAGTGGGGCGAGCTGGCCGGGCGCCTGCGGGAATCGACCCAGGAGCTGCGGAACCTGTCCGCTGGCAGCGTGGAGCTGTGGCAGGGAACCGCAGGGGACGCGCTGCGGGGTGTGCTGGACAAGGCCGCGGGCTGGTCCGACGAGGCGGCGGAGATCTCCGCCGCGGTGGGCGAGGCGGTGAGCCAGCAGGCCGCGGTCGCCGCCAAGGCCAGGGCCGAGATGCCGGAGCCGGTCGACTACGACCCGGGCGAGATGATCCGCGCGGCCGCAGGGGGCGGGGACATCCGGGCGCTGGTCGGGCTGTCCGACGCGCTGGCGCAGCGGCGCGAGGAGGCCGAGGCGGCCCGGCAGAAGGCGATCGACGTGATGAACAACCGCGACGCCGAGCTCCGCGCGGCCGTGCCGCGGACGGCCTTCGCGGCGCCGCCCACCCTGACCGGTGACCGGCAGGCCGGGGACTGA
- a CDS encoding ESX secretion-associated protein EspG has product MIRVSASAFDVLWTDLGYSARPGPLAVRSVGETDQDRTDIRAAVYDNLAERGLFADGRLDPVLEERLAALATAEVYVECEALVDMAEGEPLRAVAAAGGAGAVLAVQPRQTIGLSEIRDTELVPAAVGVLPELEPGPGYGISLPAARLGSGMADPVFDEEEGQAQSGPYQQQVREVLAIQARPVFGAGQFSVRVRERGGRVRRLGGVSWFVTDVGAYLGTVAPGRGGQEWMSVAPADSARLVGKLSDILEQ; this is encoded by the coding sequence ATGATCCGCGTCTCGGCCTCGGCCTTCGACGTCCTGTGGACCGACCTCGGCTACTCCGCCCGCCCTGGGCCGCTGGCGGTGCGCAGCGTCGGGGAGACCGACCAGGACCGTACCGACATCCGCGCCGCGGTGTACGACAACCTTGCCGAGCGCGGGCTGTTCGCCGACGGCAGGCTGGATCCGGTGCTGGAGGAACGGCTCGCCGCACTGGCCACGGCCGAGGTGTACGTGGAGTGTGAGGCGCTGGTCGATATGGCCGAGGGTGAGCCGTTGCGCGCGGTGGCTGCGGCCGGGGGAGCGGGTGCGGTGCTGGCCGTACAGCCCCGGCAGACGATCGGGCTGTCCGAGATCCGCGACACCGAACTGGTGCCCGCGGCCGTCGGGGTGCTTCCCGAGCTGGAACCGGGGCCCGGCTACGGGATCAGCCTGCCCGCGGCGCGGCTCGGCAGCGGGATGGCGGACCCGGTCTTCGACGAGGAGGAGGGCCAGGCACAGTCCGGCCCCTACCAGCAGCAGGTCCGCGAGGTGCTCGCGATCCAGGCGCGCCCGGTCTTCGGGGCGGGCCAGTTCTCCGTGCGGGTGCGGGAGCGCGGCGGCCGGGTACGCAGGCTGGGCGGCGTGAGCTGGTTCGTCACCGACGTCGGCGCCTACCTCGGCACCGTGGCCCCCGGCCGCGGCGGCCAGGAGTGGATGAGTGTCGCACCCGCCGACAGCGCGCGGCTGGTCGGGAAGCTGTCCGACATCCTGGAGCAGTAG
- the mraZ gene encoding division/cell wall cluster transcriptional repressor MraZ, with product MFLGTHTPKLDDKGRLTLPAKFRDALAGGLMITKGQDHCLYVFPRAEFEQMARKVAEAPFTNEAVRAYQRYLFAGTDEQRPDGQGRIAIAPELRRYAGLNKECVVIGAITRLEIWDAQAWEGYLEEHEESYAKAQEEVLPGVF from the coding sequence ATGTTCCTCGGCACCCACACCCCGAAACTGGACGACAAAGGGCGGCTCACGTTGCCTGCGAAGTTCCGGGACGCACTGGCGGGTGGGCTGATGATCACCAAGGGACAGGATCACTGCCTTTACGTCTTCCCGCGTGCCGAGTTCGAGCAGATGGCACGCAAGGTCGCCGAGGCCCCGTTCACCAACGAGGCGGTTCGGGCCTACCAGCGGTACCTGTTCGCGGGTACCGACGAACAACGCCCGGACGGGCAGGGGCGGATCGCGATCGCCCCGGAGCTGCGGCGCTATGCCGGGCTGAACAAGGAGTGCGTGGTGATCGGTGCGATCACCAGGTTGGAGATCTGGGACGCCCAAGCGTGGGAGGGCTACCTGGAGGAACACGAGGAGAGCTACGCGAAGGCGCAGGAGGAAGTACTGCCGGGCGTGTTCTAG